CATAGCCTCCGGAAAAATAAAAGGTGTAGCGGGAATAGTAGGCTGCTCAAATCTAACTGCTAAAGGCCATGATGTATTTACAGTAGAACTTGCAAAAGAACTTATAAAGAGAAATATAATTATTCTCTCTGCAGGGTGCTCCAGCGGCGGTCTTGAAAATGTAGGACTTATGTCACCTGGTGCTGCAGAACTTGCAGGAAACAGTTTAAAAGAAGTATGTAAAAGCCTTGGTATACCTCCTGTATTAAATTTTGGTCCTTGTCTTGCCATTGGAAGACTTGAAATTGTGGCAAAAGAATTGGCAGAGTACTTGAATATAGATATTCCTCAGCTTCCACTAGTTCTTTCAGCACCTCAGTGGCTTGAAGAACAAGCTCTGGCAGACGGAAGTTTCGGACTTGCACTTGGGCTCCCTCTTCATCTTGCCATATCCCCATTCATAGGAGGAAGCAAAGTTGTTACAAAAGTTCTCTGTGAGGATATGGTAAATCTTACAGGTGGAAAACTTATAGTGGAGGACGATATAGTAAAAGCTGCAGATAAATTAGAAGAAACCATACTTGAAAGAAGAAAAAGTTTAGGTCTTAATTAAAATTTAAAGGGTGGTTTTTATGAAAAGGATAATGATAAATAAAGATTTATGTACCGGATGCTTAAACTGCACTTTGGCCTGTATGGCACAGCACAACAAAAATGGTAAATCCTTTTTTGATATGGATCTTGAGGACATTTCTCTTGAAAGCAGAAATCATATATCCAAAGATGAATATGGAAATAAACTTCCTATATTTTGCCGCCACTGTGATGATGCTGAATGTGTTATAACCTGTATGAGTGGAGCTATGACAAAAGATGCTGAAACTGGTATGGTTTCCTATGATGAAGACAAATGTGCCAGCTGTTTCATGTGTGTCATGTCCTGTCCATATGGAGTCTTGAAACCAGATACTAAAACAAAGAGTAAAGTGGTGAAATGCGATTTGTGCGGTGATAGAGATACTCCAAGATGTGTTGAAAATTGTCCTACGGGAGCAATTTATATGGAAAAGGAGGAAGGGCTTTTATGAAGAATTTAATAAAAAAACTGTACCCCAACAAATATTTGATAATAGGAGCCAGTGCCGCTGGAATAAATGCCGCCAAAACCTTGAGAAGACTAGACAGTAATTCCCGCATAACAATTATTTCAAAAGACAAAAGTGTTTATTCAAGGTGCATGCTCCACAGAGTACTTGATGGGAGTAGAAATTTAAACACTATAAGCTTTATAGAAGATAATTTCTTCAAAAAGTACAACATAAATTGGATAAAAGGTGTTGAAGTTGACCATATAGACAGTTTAAGTAAAAAAGTACACTTGAAAGATACAAGGAACTTTAAATATGACAAGCTTCTTATAGCTTCTGGAGCCTCTTCTTTTGTTCCTCCTGTCAAAAATTTAAGAGAGGGAAAAGGCGTATACTGTCTTCGAAATTTTGAAGACGTAATTTCTATAAAAGAAAGAGCCAAAGAGTCCAAAAATGCAGTAATACTTGGTGCAGGATTAGTTGGAATAGACGCCCTTTTAGGTATTATGGAAAAAGGTATTAAAATATCTCTGGTGGAAATGGGAGATAAAATTCTTCCCCTTCAGCTTGACAAGAAGGCATCCTCTATATACGAAAAACTTTTAAAAGAAAAAGATGTGGATATCTTTACCTTGACCAAATTGGAAGAAGTGATTCTAGATAAAAATGGTTATGTTCAAAAAGCAGTGTTGTCAAATTCATCTTCTATAGATTGTGACATGATAATTGCAGCTGCTGGTGTACGTCCTAATATAGACTTTATAAAAAATACAGATATAAAAGCTGAAAAGGGAATTTTAATAGATAAGCACTGCAAAACTACGGCAGATCACATATATGCAGCAGGAGACGTAACCTTCACTGCACCAATATGGCCCATAGCAGTAAAACAAGGTATAATTGCCGCTTACAACATGGCATCTATAAAAAAAGAACTGGATGATAATTTTGGCATGAAAAATTCTATGAATTTACTTGGAGTTCCCTGTGTATCCCTTGGGAAAGTCAATGCTGCCGATGATACCTATACCATAAACACTCTGGAATGGGAGGGTGTTTATAAAAAAATAATTCACAAAAACGGTATAATTACAGGTGCACTGTTAGTAGGTGATATATCCTACTCGGGAGTACTTGGACATCTTATAAAGAATAAGATAGATATAAGTCATATTCACAAAAATATTTTTGATATAGATTATTCTGATTTTTATAATGTGAATGAAAATGGTGAATACAGCTATAAATTGAGCGTATAAATAATAGGAACTGTATAAAAAGGTTTATTTTTATACAGTTCCTTCATTCATTAATAACATAAACTACAAATTTTTAACTACTAAATCTCCCATTTCCTCTGTTCCTACAATTTTTGAACCTTCTGTGGCAATATCCAAAGTTCTATACCCTTCTTTTAAAACTTTTGATATGGAATTTTCTATATTATGTGAAATCTCATCCATATTAAAACTATATTTAAACATCATAGATATGCTCATAAGAGTACCAATAGGATTAGCTTTATTCTGCGCTGCAATATCCGGTGCAGAGCCGTGTATAGGTTCATATAGTCCAAAAGAATCCTCCCGTACACTGGCAGAAGGCAGCATTCCGAGGGAACCCGTCAGCATTGAGGCTTCATCACTTAAAATATCTCCAAACATATTTTCTGTTAAAATTACATCAAACTGCCCCGGATTTTTAATAAGCTGCATGGCAGCATTATCTACATACATGTAATTAAGCTCCACATCATCATACTCTTTTGCAATTTCACCTACAACTTCCCTCCACAGTTTAGAGCTTTCAAGTACATTGGCTTTATCTATCAAGGTAAGTTTCTTATTTCTCTTTCTAGCAATTTCAAAAGATCTTCTGGCAATTCTATCTATTTCAAAGGTGGAATAACTTATAGTATCCCAGGCTTTTTGTCCCCCTTCTACATTTATCCTGTCTTTTTCTCCAAAATATGCTCCTCCGGTTAACTCTCTCACTATCATTATATCAAGTCCTTCTCCAAGCACTTCAGGTTTTAAATTTGAAGCGGATTTAAGCTCTGGAAATAATATGGCAGGTCTTAAATTGGCAAATACCCCAAGGACTTTTCTTATGCCCAGAAGTCCTGCTTCAGGTCTTAAATTTCCGGGCAGTTTATCCCATTTAGGTCCTCCTACTGCCCCCAAAAGCACTGCATCACTGCTCTTGCAGATCTTTATAGTCTCCTCTGGAAGAGGTGTTCCTTTTTCATCTATGGCACTTCCTCCTAGCAGTACCTCTTCATATTCAAAATCAAATTTATATTTATGTGCTGCAGCCTTTAAAACTTTTTTTCCCTGTGCAATTATTTCCTTCCCAACTCCATCTCCTGGTATAATAGCTATTTTCACTTGTTTTCCACCTCTTTTTTTATATAACCTATAAGTCCCTGGGATTCTATTATCTTCTGCATAAATTCTGGAAAAGGAGCTGCTTTATAAGTCTTATTTTTGGTCATATTGGTAATTACTCCTGAATTTACATCAATAGATATTTCATCCTTTTCTTCTATATCCCTTGCAGCTTCTCTGCATTCCATTATGGGAAGCCCAATATTTATAGAATTTCTAAAAAATATTCTGGCAAAGGTTTCTGCTATTACACAGCTAATTCCCGATGCCTTAATAGCTATAGGGGCATGTTCTCTTGAGGAACCACATCCAAAATTTTTACCTGCTATAATTATATCTCCTTTATTTATCTTCTTTAAAAAATCTTTATCTAAATCCTCCATACAGTGAGAAGCAAGTTCCTTTTCATCACTGGTGTTTAAATATCTGGCTGGAATTATAACATCTGTGTCAACATTGTCTCCATATTTAATAGTTTTTCCCTTTACCATTTTATACTACCTCCTCTGGTGATGAAATCTTTCCCGTTACAGCAGAAGCCGCTGCTACCGCTGGACTTGCTAAATAGACTTCACTTTCTACATGTCCCATTCTTCCTATAAAATTTCTGTTTGTGGTGGCTACAGCCCTTTCTCCTTTTGCAAGTATACCCATATGTCCTCCAAGACAGGGACCGCAGGTAGGCGTGCTTACCACTGCTCCCGATTCTATAAATATTTCCAAAAGTCCCTCTTTCATAGCTTGAAGGTATATGCTCTGAGTTGCAGGAAATATAATGGTTCTTACATTGGAATTTACTTTTCTGCCTTTCAGCACTTTAGCTGCCGCCCTTAAGTCTCCTATTCTGCCATTGGTACAGGAGCCTATGACTGCCTGATCTATCTTTACCTCTCCCACCTCATCAATGGTTCTGGTATTTTCAGGTATATGAGGGAATGCCACTGTAGGACGAATCTTTGACAAATCTATTTCTATTGTTTTAACATATTCTGCATCCTCGTCTGCTTCATATACAGTATAACTTCTATTTGAATGTTCTTTTACATACTCTATAGTCTTTTCATCTACCGGGAAAATTCCATTTTTAGCTCCTGCTTCAATAGCCATGTTAGATATGGTAAATCGATCATCCATAGATAATTCTCCTACCCCTTCTCCTGTAAATTCCATGGAGTTATAAAGCGCTCCATCCACTCCTATCATTCCAATAATATGGAGAATAATATCTTTTCCACTTACCCAGGGGCTTAATTTGCCCTTTAGTACAAATTTTATAGCTTCAGGTACTTTAAACCAGGCTTCTCCTGTGGCCATTCCTGCAGCCATATCTGTGCTTCCAACACCTGTGGAAAAAGCTCCCAGTGCACCATAGGTGCAGGTATGGGAGTCTGCACCTATTATTACATCTCCGCACACTGCCAATCCTTTTTCTGGAATAAGAGCGTGTTCAATTCCCATTTGACCTATTTCAAAATAATTTTTAATATCTTTGTCCTTTGCAAATTCTCTTACACATTTGCACTGCTCTGCTGATTTTATATCCTTATTAGGAGTAAAATGATCTGGAACAATTGCAACCTTTTCCTTGTGAAAAACTTTATTGCTTCCAATTTTATTAAATTCATTTATAGCTACCGGGGTAGTTATATCATTTCCAAGTACTAAATCCAATTTTACTTTTATTAATTCTCCCGCTTTTACACTATCCAGCCCTGCATGGGAAGCTAGTATTTTTTGCGTCATGGTCATTGCCACATAAATCACTCCTATCAAAATTTTATATTAATTTAAATATCTACTAATTAGCTGAAATTTTTTGTAAATCCTTTGAATAAGTTTCATAATACAATTTATTTACAGCATTTATAAAAGCTATACCGCTGGCCTCTACAATATCTGTACTTATACCTTTTGCTGAAAATATTTTCCCTTCCTTTTCAATTCTCACAGTTACTTCTCCCATTGCATCTTTTCCACTTCCTACAGCTTTTATAAAGTAGTCATTTAAAGTAACATCTATGCCAGTGGCTTTTTCAATGGCTTTAAATGTAGCATCCACAGGTCCATCTCCACAGGAAGCTTCACTTAATTTTTTTCCGTTACATTCAATCTCCACAGTAGAAGTAGACACTACAGTGTTTCCTGTAAAAACTTGATAGTACTTTAACTTAAATACTTCTGGAACATGAAATATTTCATTTTTCACAAGGCTTTCTATATCCTCGTCGGATATATGCTTTTTCTTATCTGCCAGCTCTTTAAATTTTTTAAAAATTTCATCTGTTTTCTCTGTGCTTAAATCTTTATATCCCATTTCATGTAAATGCTCTACAAAAGCATGTCTCCCAGAATGTTTGCCTAACACTATAAAATTTTTCTTAAGTCCTACGGATTCCGGTGTCATAATTTCATAGGTTTCTCTGCAGTTTAATACCCCATGTTGGTGTATACCGGATTCATGAGCAAAAGCATTAGCTCCTACTATTGCCTTGTTTCCTTGAACCTGCATACCTGTCACATGGCTTACTATACTGCTGGTTTTAGTTATCTCCTCTGTTACAATATCCGTATGACAATTGAAACTATCCGCTCTTGTACTGATTGCCATTACAATTTCTTCAAGGGCTGCATTTCCTGCCCTTTCTCCCAGTCCATTTATGGCACATTCAATTTGCTCTGCACCACTTTCAATGGCTGCCAGAGAATTTGCCACAGCCAGACCCAAATCATTATGACAGTGTACACTTATAATTGCATCTTCAATATTTTTTACATTTTCTTTAATTCCTTTAATGAATGCACCATACTCTACGGGAGTGGTATATCCTACCGTATCTGGTATATTTACCACATCTGCACCTGCTTCTATAACAGCCTCTAAAACTTTATATAGAAATTCCGGTCTTGTTCTTGTAGCATCTTCTGGTGAAAATTCTATGCTGGGACACAGTCCCTTAGCATATCTTACCATATCTGCCGCCCTTTTTAAAACTTCTTCTGGTTTCATTTTCAACTTATGCTCCATGTGAATATCCGATGTGGCAAGAAAAATATGAATTCTCGGTTTTAAGGAACCTTTAAGAGCTTCCCAAGCACAGTCTATATCTTCCTTTGAAGCTCTCGCAAGTCCCACTATGACGGGACCCTGTATATTTTCGGCAATAGCCTTAACTGCCTCAAAATCTCCATGGGAAGCCTTAGGAAATCCAGCTTCTATAACATCTACAGACAATTTTTGAAGTTGTTTTGCAATGGTAATTTTATCATTTATATTAAGGCTCACCTTAGGTGTTTGTTCTCCATCCCTTAACGTAGTATCAAATATATATATTTTCTTTGTCATAAAAATTCCTCCTTTTTATAATTCAAAATATAAAAAACAGACTTCTCTATGGGGCGAGAAGTCTGTCGCGGTGCCACCCAAATTTTTTCTTAATTAAATAACGGCGTAAACCGATAGAGCCTACTAAAATTTCAGCTTATAACTCCAGGGTGAGTTCAACCTGTATGATTTATGGGTTTTCACCTATTCCCACTCTCTTTTAAATCCATTGACATGTCTACTATTCCCTATCATAGTTTTTACAATGCATAATGCACAGTTCACAATGCACAATTTATAGATTTTTTCTTTTTAAATATAAAAAACAGACCTCTCATGGGGCGAGAAGTCTGTCGCGGTACCACCCAAATTTTTTCTTAATTAAATAACGACAATACTGCCGGCACAGCCTACTAAAATTTCAGCCTACAACTCCAGAGCGAGTTCAATGTGTACTATCTATGGGTTCTCACCTTTCCCCAATCTCTTTAAAATATAAACACACCTACTGTTCTCCATCTCAGTTTTTATAATCATCTATATACCTGTCAGTATATTATAAATTAGATTTGCTGTCAATAGATAAATAACTTTTCTATAATAAAAACTTATTTACTTTTTCTTTTAATTCGCCGGAAACCTGTTCCAAATCCGCTGTAAGCTTTTTTACATCTTCCATTCTCTCTCTTACTTCAAGGGTAGAGGCTGTTATTTCCTCTGAAGATGCTGCTATTTCCTGTGTAACTGAAAGTATGGAGTCCATAGAAGAACTAACTACATCCTTATTTTCATAAACTTCCTCTATCTGAGCCACATTTTTTTCAATTACCTTTGGCATATTCTCCATAAAATCAATTACCTTGCCTAATGTCTGCTTTGTTTCATTTATAGTATCAACCTGAGATTCTATCACTTTACTTGAAGTTTCCACGCTGCCTGCAGAAACATTAACTGTATCTATAAGTTCCTTTATAAGTACATTAATTTGTTTTACAGATTCAAAAGTTTCATCTGATAGTTCTTTAATCTGTTCCGCCACCACGGCAAAGCCTCTTCCTGCTTCCCCTGCTCTGGCAGATTCTATAGATGCATTTAAAGAAAGTAAATTTATCTCATTTGAAATTCCTTCTATAGTTTCTACTATGCTTACTATATCATTGGATTTATTCAATAATTTTTTTATATTACTGTTGGTTTCCTTGGAAGCTTCTATATTCTCCTTATTTTTATTTTCAAGTTCATTAAGTATATTTATAATATTTGAATTTAACTTACTGGCCTTAAATACATCTTCTTTCATAGTAATACTGTTTTCTTTCACCATATTTATATTTTCTGACAAAATACTCATGCTTTCAATACTATTTTGCATGTCTTTTGCAGAATCACTTACAGCTGAAGATACTTGTTCCATTGCGTCTTTTATGCTGCTTGAATTTTCAGAAGTAACCTCAGTAAAGGAACCTATGTTAACTACTTTTTCATCTATTACAGATGATGTATTCTTTATCTTTACAAGAACATTTTTTATCTCATCTATCATTTCATTAAATATTTGTGCTATAATTCCTATTTCATCTTTATTCTTTATATTTACTTTTACAGACATATTACCTTTAGACGCCATTTTCATAGAATTTATTATTTCACCTAAAGGTCTTACCTTGTTTTTCATAAGAATGCCTATAAATAGTACAGAAACCAATATTATAATTACAGATATTGTAACTATGATTATTAAAATTTTATATAGAGGTTTATAAAAATCTTCATCATAGCATCCTACATTTATGTACCAATCCCAGGGTTCAAAATAAGCTACAGCATTTATTTTAGGTCTTTCTCGGGTTTCTCCTGGATTTTTCCAGTTGAAATGTACTATTCCTCCACTTTTAGGATTCTTAGCTTCATCCATTATAAGCTGTACCAAACTGTTTCCATCTGAATCCTTAGCACTTGATATATCCTCTCCTTCTTTGTAAGGGTGCATCATCTCAACTCCCTTACTATTGATGGCATACATATAGGCTTCTATATTTAATTCTAAATTTGAATTAAGTCCCCTTGTTTTTCCATCAGACTGTTTTGGATTTAACATTTTACCTTTAAATGCTTCTTGAGCTTCAGCCCGTGTAAGTTTTCTTTTTTGGACCTGTTCTTCAAGTAGCTCCATCGTTACAATACCCATTTGAATTCTATTTTTTATAGCAGTTTCTCCTAATTCTGTAAGTTCATTTTTGGTATTATAAAAACATACAGATCCTATTATAATTATAGAGGTTACAATTATACCTAAAAACCATAAATAAGAACTAAAAAAGCTCCGACTTAACTTGTCGTTTTTTAGTTCACGCCTTTTAGATCTTTTTTCTTTCATAAGCAACTACCCCTCCCCCAATACAAATACACATTAATTACAAATTGATTTACTACATTACTTTATTATACCGTATATTTGTGTATAATCACAATATAATGCTATAAACCCCTCCATATATTCCTATATAAGGGGTTTATAATAAAAATTTCCTTGCATTTTTCAACCATTTCATTTTAAAATTTTCAAGTTCCTATTTGTCACATATTTCAATAAGAGGTATTACATTTATTACAGGTTCTTCATAGGGATGAACTTATTTTATTGTACTTACAGCATCAAATTCTAAAATAAACCGCTGAAAAAATTTTTAATGGCTTCTATAATTTTAGCAAAAAATCCTTTAGCTTCTTCAGAAGATATACTTCCTTTCAATTGGCTTGCCACACTGTTTAATTGATCTTTCAAATCAGAAAAATTTAAGTTCAAACCATTTATTTTACTCATTAGAGATACTATTTTATCCACATCTTCAGAGGATAAGTTAAAATTATAATTGTTAACCACATTTTGCACTATGTTTTTTATTTCCCCTTCTGTTTTAGGATTTTCTTTAACTACCTCGGTTTTTATTTCATTTATTAAACCCGCAGCCTCATCCTTCCCTATTTTATCTCCCAAATTTCCTGTGGTTACCAATTCATCATTTGCAACCTTTTTGGTCTCTTCATCAATTTTATTGCCTGCAGTACTGTTTTCAAAGCCTTTTAAAATACCTGTAAGAGCTGCAGTTCCAGATACATTGAAAGGAGCTGACGCTTTAACATTGGCATTTTTTATCCCTGCGGTTATAAGGGCATTTTTTATCATACTGCTGCTGACCCAATATATATTATTGGTGGATACTTGAAGACCTCCACTGGAAGTTGGTTCTACATAAGCACAAGATATAGATTTAGTTCCTATCTGTTCACTGCTTGCCACATCTCCTAGATACTTTTTTTCCTCATCTATATTTACTTCTATCACATTAACTTCCTGTTTGTTAACCTTAAAATATTCCAGCATATCATTTTTTTGCTGCTCTGTAAGATTTCCTCCCAAAGTAACCACTTTATATGCATCTGCCTGTACTTTATTTACACCCCCTATTAATACCACCGATAAAACCATAAATAATATCAATAATTTACTTGTAAATATTCTACACTTCATATTTAAAATCTCCTTTTCAATATACTAATAAATATAATATACTACATTTATCAATATAAAAAGTACCAAATTGTAAAAACATAGAGTACTTTAAGAAGATAATATTTTTACTACCTTTGTAATGCCTATGTCATTTTGAATCAATTTCAAAAAATTATGTTTTGATCTATTATAATTTTCAAAGATCTCAAGGGCTTTTTCTCTGTCATTATAAACCTTCCAGTAGCCACAGCATACACATTCCTTTTCACTGCAATTTATAAAATCTTCTACATCTTTAACTGGTATACCTAAAAAGATTCCCATCTCATGCGGACAAAAATTATATTCATATCTATTTTTAAGAAGGTTTAGCTTGTCAATTAAAGGCATAGAATTTAAATATCCAAATTTACTTAAAAACTCAGCATTATCCTT
This genomic interval from Clostridium kluyveri contains the following:
- the leuD gene encoding 3-isopropylmalate dehydratase small subunit, with translation MVKGKTIKYGDNVDTDVIIPARYLNTSDEKELASHCMEDLDKDFLKKINKGDIIIAGKNFGCGSSREHAPIAIKASGISCVIAETFARIFFRNSINIGLPIMECREAARDIEEKDEISIDVNSGVITNMTKNKTYKAAPFPEFMQKIIESQGLIGYIKKEVENK
- a CDS encoding 2-isopropylmalate synthase, which translates into the protein MTKKIYIFDTTLRDGEQTPKVSLNINDKITIAKQLQKLSVDVIEAGFPKASHGDFEAVKAIAENIQGPVIVGLARASKEDIDCAWEALKGSLKPRIHIFLATSDIHMEHKLKMKPEEVLKRAADMVRYAKGLCPSIEFSPEDATRTRPEFLYKVLEAVIEAGADVVNIPDTVGYTTPVEYGAFIKGIKENVKNIEDAIISVHCHNDLGLAVANSLAAIESGAEQIECAINGLGERAGNAALEEIVMAISTRADSFNCHTDIVTEEITKTSSIVSHVTGMQVQGNKAIVGANAFAHESGIHQHGVLNCRETYEIMTPESVGLKKNFIVLGKHSGRHAFVEHLHEMGYKDLSTEKTDEIFKKFKELADKKKHISDEDIESLVKNEIFHVPEVFKLKYYQVFTGNTVVSTSTVEIECNGKKLSEASCGDGPVDATFKAIEKATGIDVTLNDYFIKAVGSGKDAMGEVTVRIEKEGKIFSAKGISTDIVEASGIAFINAVNKLYYETYSKDLQKISAN
- a CDS encoding DUF3793 family protein, translating into MKSLNQEFIKFMYNADEKEYMMSLITYALSPTIAGYKPSSIITISNKNKNMYDLWCKYGSEYLENINLKVFEINRKENAIVLLFYNEKMLSEVLCYKDNAEFLSKFGYLNSMPLIDKLNLLKNRYEYNFCPHEMGIFLGIPVKDVEDFINCSEKECVCCGYWKVYNDREKALEIFENYNRSKHNFLKLIQNDIGITKVVKILSS
- a CDS encoding DUF1002 domain-containing protein yields the protein MKCRIFTSKLLILFMVLSVVLIGGVNKVQADAYKVVTLGGNLTEQQKNDMLEYFKVNKQEVNVIEVNIDEEKKYLGDVASSEQIGTKSISCAYVEPTSSGGLQVSTNNIYWVSSSMIKNALITAGIKNANVKASAPFNVSGTAALTGILKGFENSTAGNKIDEETKKVANDELVTTGNLGDKIGKDEAAGLINEIKTEVVKENPKTEGEIKNIVQNVVNNYNFNLSSEDVDKIVSLMSKINGLNLNFSDLKDQLNSVASQLKGSISSEEAKGFFAKIIEAIKNFFSGLF
- a CDS encoding methyl-accepting chemotaxis protein, with amino-acid sequence MKEKRSKRRELKNDKLSRSFFSSYLWFLGIIVTSIIIIGSVCFYNTKNELTELGETAIKNRIQMGIVTMELLEEQVQKRKLTRAEAQEAFKGKMLNPKQSDGKTRGLNSNLELNIEAYMYAINSKGVEMMHPYKEGEDISSAKDSDGNSLVQLIMDEAKNPKSGGIVHFNWKNPGETRERPKINAVAYFEPWDWYINVGCYDEDFYKPLYKILIIIVTISVIIILVSVLFIGILMKNKVRPLGEIINSMKMASKGNMSVKVNIKNKDEIGIIAQIFNEMIDEIKNVLVKIKNTSSVIDEKVVNIGSFTEVTSENSSSIKDAMEQVSSAVSDSAKDMQNSIESMSILSENINMVKENSITMKEDVFKASKLNSNIINILNELENKNKENIEASKETNSNIKKLLNKSNDIVSIVETIEGISNEINLLSLNASIESARAGEAGRGFAVVAEQIKELSDETFESVKQINVLIKELIDTVNVSAGSVETSSKVIESQVDTINETKQTLGKVIDFMENMPKVIEKNVAQIEEVYENKDVVSSSMDSILSVTQEIAASSEEITASTLEVRERMEDVKKLTADLEQVSGELKEKVNKFLL
- a CDS encoding 4Fe-4S dicluster domain-containing protein, translating into MKRIMINKDLCTGCLNCTLACMAQHNKNGKSFFDMDLEDISLESRNHISKDEYGNKLPIFCRHCDDAECVITCMSGAMTKDAETGMVSYDEDKCASCFMCVMSCPYGVLKPDTKTKSKVVKCDLCGDRDTPRCVENCPTGAIYMEKEEGLL
- a CDS encoding NAD(P)/FAD-dependent oxidoreductase, which translates into the protein MKNLIKKLYPNKYLIIGASAAGINAAKTLRRLDSNSRITIISKDKSVYSRCMLHRVLDGSRNLNTISFIEDNFFKKYNINWIKGVEVDHIDSLSKKVHLKDTRNFKYDKLLIASGASSFVPPVKNLREGKGVYCLRNFEDVISIKERAKESKNAVILGAGLVGIDALLGIMEKGIKISLVEMGDKILPLQLDKKASSIYEKLLKEKDVDIFTLTKLEEVILDKNGYVQKAVLSNSSSIDCDMIIAAAGVRPNIDFIKNTDIKAEKGILIDKHCKTTADHIYAAGDVTFTAPIWPIAVKQGIIAAYNMASIKKELDDNFGMKNSMNLLGVPCVSLGKVNAADDTYTINTLEWEGVYKKIIHKNGIITGALLVGDISYSGVLGHLIKNKIDISHIHKNIFDIDYSDFYNVNENGEYSYKLSV
- the leuB gene encoding 3-isopropylmalate dehydrogenase, with protein sequence MKIAIIPGDGVGKEIIAQGKKVLKAAAHKYKFDFEYEEVLLGGSAIDEKGTPLPEETIKICKSSDAVLLGAVGGPKWDKLPGNLRPEAGLLGIRKVLGVFANLRPAILFPELKSASNLKPEVLGEGLDIMIVRELTGGAYFGEKDRINVEGGQKAWDTISYSTFEIDRIARRSFEIARKRNKKLTLIDKANVLESSKLWREVVGEIAKEYDDVELNYMYVDNAAMQLIKNPGQFDVILTENMFGDILSDEASMLTGSLGMLPSASVREDSFGLYEPIHGSAPDIAAQNKANPIGTLMSISMMFKYSFNMDEISHNIENSISKVLKEGYRTLDIATEGSKIVGTEEMGDLVVKNL
- the leuC gene encoding 3-isopropylmalate dehydratase large subunit, with the translated sequence MAMTMTQKILASHAGLDSVKAGELIKVKLDLVLGNDITTPVAINEFNKIGSNKVFHKEKVAIVPDHFTPNKDIKSAEQCKCVREFAKDKDIKNYFEIGQMGIEHALIPEKGLAVCGDVIIGADSHTCTYGALGAFSTGVGSTDMAAGMATGEAWFKVPEAIKFVLKGKLSPWVSGKDIILHIIGMIGVDGALYNSMEFTGEGVGELSMDDRFTISNMAIEAGAKNGIFPVDEKTIEYVKEHSNRSYTVYEADEDAEYVKTIEIDLSKIRPTVAFPHIPENTRTIDEVGEVKIDQAVIGSCTNGRIGDLRAAAKVLKGRKVNSNVRTIIFPATQSIYLQAMKEGLLEIFIESGAVVSTPTCGPCLGGHMGILAKGERAVATTNRNFIGRMGHVESEVYLASPAVAAASAVTGKISSPEEVV